Within the Acinonyx jubatus isolate Ajub_Pintada_27869175 chromosome E4, VMU_Ajub_asm_v1.0, whole genome shotgun sequence genome, the region TCCGGGGAGGTCCGAGCCCCAGGCCCCCTTACCCGGTAGAACAGAGGCAGGTTGTCGAACAGGAAGGGGTAGGCGAAGGCGGCCGTGCGGAGGATCTTACTGAGCCGCGGGCTTTCCAGCTCGGGGAAcctggggggcgggagggagaggcGGTCGCCATCCTTTctccgggcgggggcgggggtggcggtCACAGAGGGACAGGGGGCCTTTGGCCAGGATGGAATGTCAGTGCTGTTAGGGCACGTGACCCCTCTGGAAACGGCCACACCTGTGAGGGGGGGGGGACGGACGCCTGCCTCCTCTGGCGGGGTAGCGAGAATTCGAGGGGGCGGCGCAGGCGCGGCGCTGGCGAGGGgtgcgccccgccccccctccgTGGCATCCTCAGCAAGCACAGGCCCTGTTACTCATGTCGGCCACCCCGAGGCGCGGGTACCCCGTCGCTCGCCCCTGGTGTGTTCGGGGTGCCCTGTCCCGTCCCTCCGCCTTCCCCTTCCGCACCGGCCGAAAACACACCGGGAGTAGCAGGAGAGGCCGGTGCACAGGAAGGAATTGAGCGCGGCGGCGGGCACAAAGAGCTGGTGCAGGCGGCTGTGCAGCCAGGAGGCCGGCATGGAGTAGGCGGCGTAGGGGAAGGCgcagcctggggaggagggggagggggaggggcgggagctGAGGCCCGAAGGGGGGCCCCCCGCCGCGCCCCGGGAgcgccgcccgcgcccccgcccccggagCGACCCCGGCCCGGCGGGGCTCACCCAGGCTGTAGAGGCTGAGCGCGCCGTAGTCCAGGAAGTAGCAGATGTGGCGCGCGCGCGGCGACATGGAGCTGAAGGTGTGCGCGCAGCACGACGCGAAGGGGTAGAGGCAGGCGGGCAGCAGGAAGACGAGCAGCGGCCGGTGGTAGGGCTCCGCGCGGAAGCCCGGGCCCCCCGCCAGCGCCAGCAGGCGCCACAGGAAGTACCTGCGGGGCAGGTGCTCAGGCCGCCGCCCGGCCTGCCGGCCCGCCCGCCCCGCACCCCCTCGGGCCACCCCTCACCAGGTGGGCAGGAAATGAGTCCAGATGTTGACCGTCTCGTTGGTCATCTGGAAGGAGCTGAGGACACAGTCCCGGGCGGAGCTGCTGGGGCGGCGGTACCCTGACATGATGCCGTCTTCCCAGAACACCTGTGCGGTGGCGGGTGGGACAGAGGGGCGTCATTGTGTCCGACCCTTTCTCTCGCCGAGAGCTCTCGGAAGCAGCGTTCAAGAGAATGGGCTGGAGGTCGCAAAGGCCTCAAAGCCAAACCGACCGTCCCCCATCTTACCACGGGCAGATACCCAGAAAGCAGATGAGAAACAGTCCAGCCGGTGGAGGGGACCATAtaggagggggcgggaggggggcggcaCAGACTGGGCGCCCCGAGGAAGGAGGGGATTCTGGAGGGAGGAGCGTCCTGGGCTCCGGGGGGGGTTGCCAGCCAGGTCCTCAGCAGGGGGACGGCAGGGACGAGCCGGCCAGCAGGAAGGACTTCCCCAGCGGCTCAAAGAGAAGAGCCTCTGCCCCAGTCggcactggggagggggagtCGATGGGTCAAGCCCCTCACCCGAGGGACCTGGTGGATGCGAAGGAGTTGGGGCAGCTTGAGACTGAGCATGGTGACCCGGCACCTCCACGCTGACCTGGAGACAAAGTGCAGGGTGAGGGGGGATCAGGTCTCCGCATCCGCAGGCCCCTCTCACCCAGATCCAGGCCGGGCCTGGTCACCGGGCCCCGGGGTGGGCTGTGGGCACCTACGTGCGTGCGGGTGGGAGCTGGCCACTGAGCTGTTTCCCgcaggccggggagggggggcggcccCGCTTCCCCGACTCTCCATCCCAGCCGGGAGCACTCGGTTCCCCAGAGGGGCTGCTCAGCCTCAGCCCAGGACAGAGCGAGCGCAGGATCCTCCCCATTTGGAAGGCTGCCTCGGTGAGTGGCCCGAGACCCTGGATGtaggccccccgcccccagttttTTTGTCCCCAGAGAACCCTGACTCGTGGAGGTCAGCGCAGGGAGGGCCCCGGCACCCCCGTGCCACCATCAGAAAGCCCCTCGGCCCGCAGAGCCTGGCTGAACAGAGGAAACTTATGACGCTGGCGAAGAATTCCTGGAGAGGCCAGATGGCCGCGGGAGGGGCGAGGAACCGGGATGCCTGGCTCTCCTCTAAACACTACGCTCGTACCCCGGGGTCCCCGACCCTCCTGAGCCCCGTACCCCTCGGCTCCAGACCTGCGCGCCGCCTCCGGGTGGCCGCGGCTCTGCCGCCCCGCCGGCCTCTCCCAGGCACATTCCTTGGCACCGGTGGAGGGGCTGGGCC harbors:
- the PAQR6 gene encoding membrane progestin receptor delta isoform X2, with the protein product MLSLKLPQLLRIHQVPRVFWEDGIMSGYRRPSSSARDCVLSSFQMTNETVNIWTHFLPTWYFLWRLLALAGGPGFRAEPYHRPLLVFLLPACLYPFASCCAHTFSSMSPRARHICYFLDYGALSLYSLGCAFPYAAYSMPASWLHSRLHQLFVPAAALNSFLCTGLSCYSRFPELESPRLSKILRTAAFAYPFLFDNLPLFYRLGLCWDPGHSCGREALSSSHTYHLLCALLTGFLFASHLPERLAPGRFDYIGHSHQLFHICAVLGTHFQLEAVLADMGSRRAWLAAQEPPLGLVGTLATLGLAVAGNLLIIAAFTTSLFRAPSTCPLLQGGPPEGGMKAKQQ
- the PAQR6 gene encoding membrane progestin receptor delta isoform X3, which produces MCLGEAGGAAEPRPPGGGAQVSVEVPGHHAQSQAAPTPSHPPGPSGVLGRRHHVRVPPPQQLRPGLCPQLLPDDQRDGQHLDSFPAHLVLPVAPAGAGGGPGLPRGALPPAAARLPAARLPLPLRVVLRAHLQLHVAARAPHLLLPGLRRAQPLQPGLRLPLRRLLHAGLLAAQPPAPALCARRRAQFLPVHRPLLLLPLGLCWDPGHSCGREALSSSHTYHLLCALLTGFLFASHLPERLAPGRFDYIGHSHQLFHICAVLGTHFQLEAVLADMGSRRAWLAAQEPPLGLVGTLATLGLAVAGNLLIIAAFTTSLFRAPSTCPLLQGGPPEGGMKAKQQ
- the PAQR6 gene encoding membrane progestin receptor delta isoform X1; translated protein: MCLGEAGGAAEPRPPGGGAQVWSRGVSVEVPGHHAQSQAAPTPSHPPGPSGVLGRRHHVRVPPPQQLRPGLCPQLLPDDQRDGQHLDSFPAHLVLPVAPAGAGGGPGLPRGALPPAAARLPAARLPLPLRVVLRAHLQLHVAARAPHLLLPGLRRAQPLQPGLRLPLRRLLHAGLLAAQPPAPALCARRRAQFLPVHRPLLLLPLGLCWDPGHSCGREALSSSHTYHLLCALLTGFLFASHLPERLAPGRFDYIGHSHQLFHICAVLGTHFQLEAVLADMGSRRAWLAAQEPPLGLVGTLATLGLAVAGNLLIIAAFTTSLFRAPSTCPLLQGGPPEGGMKAKQQ